The genomic window ATCTTCAACAGCGACGCGGCCGTCTACGGGGGCAACAACGTCGGCAACGGCGGGATGGTGCGTGAGTCCCGATACGGTTCAATGGACGCCGTCATCCCCGCAAACGGATTCGTCGTTTTCGAAAGGCTGTAGCGGAGCACCGGGTGCCGCCCGGGCGAGGTGTACGAGCCTGGCGTCACCCGCGGCAGGACGAGACGGTGGCGGACTCCTCCCCCGATTCACGGGCCTGCCGTGAAAGACGGGGGACATCCGCCGACAGCCCAATGCCGGTTTGGCATCGCTCGATCCGGCGGCATCGTGACGCCGCGGGACGCCGTTCCCATCCGCCGGTCGTGGTGGGCTCAGCCGGACTGCGCCCACCCGGCAACCCGATCCTCTCACACACGATTCCCTGGTTTCGAACCCCGCGTCTTGTACGCTCTCCCTCCCGCATTCCCATCGTCTCCCGGATACTATTTGACAATGAATAGTGCAATTTTTATAATCTCGAACATTATAAGAGACTTTGTGAGACTTTTTATATGACCGGTATGGGAGGAAGGTCCAATGGAGCCGGAGCGTCAAAAAGCCCTGTATCCAATCGGTATCGTCGCTGAATTGTTGAACATTCATCCTCGGACACTGCGCATCTACGAACAGGAAGGGTTGATCAAACCGGCCAGACGCGGTGGGAAGCGTTTCTATTCGAACATTGACCTCCAATGGCTGCGGTGCCTTCGTAAATTGCTGACCGATGAGGGACTCAACATTGCGGGGATAAAGAAACTGCTGACGATAGCCCCCTGCTGGAGCATTCGGGACTGCGACGAGGAAACGCGCAAGCAGTGCCCGGCCATCCTGAATTTCCCGGTGCCCTGCTGGGAGTTGAAACCTCGCTGCTGCAAGGATTCCGATCTGGCGTGCTCTGACTGCGAGGTCTACCGGCACAAGATGGACCGGGTGATCATGCTGAAATGCCCGGATTCGGGCGTGGAAAAGACGTGAGCCGCTTCACCCGGGCACGCCTGCGGGTGCGACCTTGTGCATGCGTGGGAGGGATCGTGAGAATCGCGCGCACGATATCCCCGACCGCGGATTTCGCCGCGGTCGGGCGCGGTTTTGTGAAAGGATAAAGGTCAAGACGTGAGGACGATTTTTGGCCCGGTGCCGTCCCGTCGGCTGGGACGGTCTCTGGGCATCGATGTCATTCCCCCGAAAACGTGCAGTTACAATTGCGTCTATTGCGAATCGGGGCTTACCACGCATCTGACGGTGAAGCGGCGGGCGTTTGTCCGGCCTGAGGACGTCCTTGCGGAGCTGCGAGAGTATTTCCTGGAGCATCCCGGAGGCGCCGACGCGCTGACGTTTTCCAGCGCAGGCGAACCGACGCTCTACGAGCCCCTGGAAGAGCTGGTCCGTGCCGTGAAGGAAGCCTACGCGTCCCTGCCCCTGATCGTGCTCACCAACGGTTCGCTGCTGTGGCATCCGGAAGTGCGCCGCGCTCTGCTGCGGGCCGACCGTGTCGTCCCGTCCGTGGACGCGATATCGGACGAAGCCTTCAAGTGCGTCAACCGGCCCCACCCCGAGCTCGACAACGATTCGATTCTCGACGGTCTGCGAGCGTTCCGGAAGGAGTATAAAGGGCAGCTGCACGTCGAGGTGATGCTGGTCTCGGGCCTGAACGACAACCGGGAGGAATTGCTGCGACTGAGTCGTTTTGTCGAGGAATTGGGGCCGGAGCGCGTGGAGCTCAACACGGTCGTTCGCCCGCCCGCGCAATGGGGAACGACGGGGCTTTCGGCGCGGCGGATGGAAGAATGCGCAAGCTTTTTCCCGGCCGGAAAAACCGATGTGATCGGGCGTTTCCAGCGCGCGGAAGGGCAGGGGGAGGACCCTGACCTGAGCGGACGCATCCTGGAGCTGGTTTCCAGGCGGCCCTGTTCCATCGAGGAAATGGCGGCATCCCTCGGCGTACCCGAGGTGGAGCTGCGGCGGGCCGTCATGTCGCTCGAAGCCGACAACCGCCTCACGCGCTACCTCTACAACGAAATCGAATTCCTGTGCTCGCCCGAGTGCAGGAGGTGACGAAGCAGGGGGCGATGCCGGACACCGGCATCGGCGACCGGTTCACCCGTGCGCCTCATCCGGTGCGGAGTCGCGCAGGGAGCACGCGACCTCACCGTGCCTAGGTCTTTGCCTGTTTGACTGCACACCAGGCACGACCCCGCTATTGCGCGCGCACATCCGACTTGGACGGCGGCGGCACGGAGAGAACCTCCACCGGTCGTTCCGGGATGGTGCGGGCAATCAGCGTGTGCGCGAACAATTCCTTCGCCAGGTTGCGGACGTCGGCCGGACCGACTGCCTGAACCTCTTTGAGATATTCCTTGTCGTATTGCCAGCCCAGTCCCAGCACCTCGTTTATCGCCGCGCTCCCGGCCTGTGCATCGAGGCTTTCCATGTGCAGCCGGTGAGCGGTGACGATCTGGCTCTTCGCTTTTTCCAGTTCGTCCGCAGGAACGGGTTCCCGGGCCAGAATGCGCAGGTTGTCCAATATGATTCCCTGCACTTTGTCGAGGTTGGCCATGGTGGTTTGAGTGATCACGCCGAAGTAACCGGCGTTGTTGCCATAGAACGGAAATGCCCCGACCACGTAAACCAGGTCCTGCTTCCCGCGCAGGGCTTCGAATATCCTCCCGCCGGGGTTGCCCGCCCCCGAGAGGACGGCGTCCAGAACATCGAGTGTCGCCCGCCTGGAATTCCGGATGGCAAACCCGTTGGTGCCGACAAACAGAGCGGCTGAGCCTTTCTCGTTCTTCTTCTCGACCACGCGGTTCGCGGAGATTTGGGTCGTTTCATCAGGCAGTTCGGGGTATTTTACTTCTCCCTGTTCCCAGGTCCCGAACAGCTGTCGGACCCGCTCCGACGTTTTTTCGGCGTCGATATCGCCGTACACGGCGAGCACGGCCTGCCCGGGATTCACCATGCGTCGGTGGAACCGGAGGAGGTCGTCCCTGGAAATGGATTCCACCGATTCGCGGGTCCCCAGACGGTCGTTACGATAAGGCGATTTTTCAAAGTAGTTCTTCTTGAACAACCGCACGATCTCCGCCTGCCAGCTCTCGTCCATCCTTTGGATGGCGAGGAGCGTGTCCTGGCGTTTCTTCTCGATTTCCTCCTCCGGATACTGGGCGTTGCGCACGATGTCCGCAAGGATGTCGAGCGCCGTGTGGAAGTCTTCTTTCAAGATTTTGATCGACACGTGATACGTGCTGTTTTCGGACTGCGTCTCGATACTGCCTCCGACATCCTCGATACTCTGCAAAATCTGCTGTCTGGTGCGGGTCAGCGTCCCCGAGGTCATCAATGCGGAGGTCAGGGAGGCGATCCCCGGTTTGTCCCCGTCTTCGAGCATCAGCCCTCCCAGGCCATACAGATGCATCGTGACCATGGGAAGCGAGTCGTCCCGTTTGAGCAGAACCTTCAGCCCGTTGTCAAGCTTGCTCATGTGAGCGGGCGAAGCTTCCCGAGGCGGACACGACGCCGTGTCCGGCGTTGCCGCCGCCTGCCGGGACAGCGGTTTGGTTGCCGCAACGTTGATTCGGTCCATGATCAGATAGCGCTGTGCCGCCGAGCGGATGCCCTCGGGCGTCAGGCGGCGGATTTCCTCCACATACGTGTCGTCATAATAAGGGTCTCCGGTGCTGAAGTAGGAGCTGCCCAAAGAAGCCGCGATGGAAGAAACGGTTTCATTGCTGAAAACGTGACTGGCCATGGCGGTCTTTTTCGCCTTGTCCAGCTCTTTCATCGGTACGAGGTCCCGCTTGAAGACCTCGATCTCCTCCCCGAGCTGGGAGAGTACTCCCGGCCACTCATCCGGGGGCAGTGTGAAGGAAACGATGAACTGGCCTTTCGTGTAGGATGGGGTCCAATTGGAGGCGCTCACGCTGAGCACCTTGTTTTCCATGTCCTTGAGGCGGCAGTGGAGACGGCAGGTTTCGCCGCCTCCCAGCAGGAGAGAAAGCACGTCCAGCGCGTACATGTCCTGGTGATTCAGATCCACGGACGGGAACCCGACCATGGCCTGGGTAAGTCTCGCGACGGGGATTTCCTTTTCCTGGCGACGCGTCGTCGACTGTGCCGGCTCGACGGGCACGGCGTCGAACTCGCCGGCCGTTCCGAGAAAATCCTTCGTCTTGTCGGCGACAAAGGACAGCACCGCTTCGGGGGAAATGTTCCCGGCCACCACGACCACTATGTTTTCGGGTTGATAGCGTTGGGCATAGTAGTCGAGCAGCGCCTGTCGATCCAGCCGCACGAAGACTTCCTCGTAACCGATGACCGGGTTCCTGACGGGGCTGACCTGGTAGGCGGTCCTGAGAAAAAGCTTCCAGAGCTCGTTGCTCGGATTGCTTTCCCCCATCTTGATCTCCTGCTGGATCACGGGCTTTTCCCGCGCGACCTCCGTGGGCTCCAGGGTGCATTCGGAGACGTAGGAAAGAAGAAGGTCCAGGGCATCCTTCCAGTGTTCCGCCGAAGTGTTGATGTAGTAGACGGTGCGGTCGTGGCTGGTGTAGGCGTTGGAATTGCCGCCGATCTTTTTCAGCCTCTCTTTCGCCTGGTCCTCGGTGAACGAGCGGGTCGTGCCGCCTGAGACGACGTGTTCGAGATAGTGGGAAAGACCGGACTTGAGGTATTTCCCTTCGTAAATTGAGCCCGCTCGGACGAAAACCTGGGCCGAGACCACGTCGTAGTTCGGTTTCTGACTCATGAGCAGTGTCAGGCCGTTTTTCAAGACGACGAAAAGGTCGCCGGGTTTGGACGACAGGATTCGTTGCACGGAGGGTTGAAGCGGGGGCGGCAGCGAAGGACAGATTTGCGCCGCGGCACAGCGTGCGACGACACCCGGCCCCAGGAGTGAAAGGGCCACGCAGATTCCGAACAGCAGTCTACAGATCATGGTGCAAACTTCCCCTTTTTGCCGTTTATCCATGGTGGATTGCCATCCCGCGATCTTTGTTCGTCCCGGGTCCGTCACGGGGCTCAAACACGCCGGAAGACAGCGCCTGACGGGCACGTCTGTAAACGGGAGGCCGTTTCTCGAATGATAATTATATCCCTCGGGTCAATACACCGGCCGGAGAGCGTGCGTTCTCGTCAGCCCCGACCTCTGCCGGCACGATGTTCAAGGCGGGGCGTTCTGCAGGCTGTCGTGGACGCGGCCGGGGGATTCAGGAAAAAGCGCCGGATTGGATCAGCTTGCACAGGTGGCGACCGTGATGCACCCGGCCGGCAGGGGTCAGCCATGTCGAGGGAGGGCGCTCCATTCGCACCAGGTACCAACAAGTGCCCGCGCGTGCCCATTCAAAAACCATATCGTCCAGACCCGCGGTCCTCATGAGATCATGGGTGGACCTGAAAACCGCAGCCTCGGCTCCGCCACGCCCTGGCGCACGCTTTCCGGATCCGGTGTGACCATGGACGCGTGTCGACCCCGCGGCGGTCTCGCTCCCTCCGGGCAATCGGGTTGCCCGCGCATCTCCGGTCCGC from Syntrophobacter fumaroxidans MPOB includes these protein-coding regions:
- a CDS encoding MerR family transcriptional regulator; amino-acid sequence: MEPERQKALYPIGIVAELLNIHPRTLRIYEQEGLIKPARRGGKRFYSNIDLQWLRCLRKLLTDEGLNIAGIKKLLTIAPCWSIRDCDEETRKQCPAILNFPVPCWELKPRCCKDSDLACSDCEVYRHKMDRVIMLKCPDSGVEKT
- a CDS encoding M16 family metallopeptidase, producing MICRLLFGICVALSLLGPGVVARCAAAQICPSLPPPLQPSVQRILSSKPGDLFVVLKNGLTLLMSQKPNYDVVSAQVFVRAGSIYEGKYLKSGLSHYLEHVVSGGTTRSFTEDQAKERLKKIGGNSNAYTSHDRTVYYINTSAEHWKDALDLLLSYVSECTLEPTEVAREKPVIQQEIKMGESNPSNELWKLFLRTAYQVSPVRNPVIGYEEVFVRLDRQALLDYYAQRYQPENIVVVVAGNISPEAVLSFVADKTKDFLGTAGEFDAVPVEPAQSTTRRQEKEIPVARLTQAMVGFPSVDLNHQDMYALDVLSLLLGGGETCRLHCRLKDMENKVLSVSASNWTPSYTKGQFIVSFTLPPDEWPGVLSQLGEEIEVFKRDLVPMKELDKAKKTAMASHVFSNETVSSIAASLGSSYFSTGDPYYDDTYVEEIRRLTPEGIRSAAQRYLIMDRINVAATKPLSRQAAATPDTASCPPREASPAHMSKLDNGLKVLLKRDDSLPMVTMHLYGLGGLMLEDGDKPGIASLTSALMTSGTLTRTRQQILQSIEDVGGSIETQSENSTYHVSIKILKEDFHTALDILADIVRNAQYPEEEIEKKRQDTLLAIQRMDESWQAEIVRLFKKNYFEKSPYRNDRLGTRESVESISRDDLLRFHRRMVNPGQAVLAVYGDIDAEKTSERVRQLFGTWEQGEVKYPELPDETTQISANRVVEKKNEKGSAALFVGTNGFAIRNSRRATLDVLDAVLSGAGNPGGRIFEALRGKQDLVYVVGAFPFYGNNAGYFGVITQTTMANLDKVQGIILDNLRILAREPVPADELEKAKSQIVTAHRLHMESLDAQAGSAAINEVLGLGWQYDKEYLKEVQAVGPADVRNLAKELFAHTLIARTIPERPVEVLSVPPPSKSDVRAQ
- a CDS encoding radical SAM protein — translated: MRTIFGPVPSRRLGRSLGIDVIPPKTCSYNCVYCESGLTTHLTVKRRAFVRPEDVLAELREYFLEHPGGADALTFSSAGEPTLYEPLEELVRAVKEAYASLPLIVLTNGSLLWHPEVRRALLRADRVVPSVDAISDEAFKCVNRPHPELDNDSILDGLRAFRKEYKGQLHVEVMLVSGLNDNREELLRLSRFVEELGPERVELNTVVRPPAQWGTTGLSARRMEECASFFPAGKTDVIGRFQRAEGQGEDPDLSGRILELVSRRPCSIEEMAASLGVPEVELRRAVMSLEADNRLTRYLYNEIEFLCSPECRR